The following is a genomic window from Zalophus californianus isolate mZalCal1 chromosome 10, mZalCal1.pri.v2, whole genome shotgun sequence.
AGATCTCATGTTTGTTCATCTGGTTTCCTTCATTACACATTATATGTCTGCCGAAATTATCCAAAATACCTGCCACTGTCAAACCCTTCAATagcatgatgtgtgtgtgtgtgtgtgtgtgtgtgtgtgtgtgtgtgttaacattTGCTTTTGAATATCATCATCTTAAAGAAAATGGGGTTATTTCCAGCCCTCATCCATGGACTCTGCCAGTCGTAGGACACGCTCTGTCCCCTTGATGGATCAATGCTCCAAGATATCCTGTATATTCAGAAGGGAGCGTCAGACTGTCACTGGAAGGACACAGTCAtgaacagtgtttttaaaaaaccttcagtaatcaggggctcctgggtggctcagtcagttaagcatctgactcttgattttggctcaggtcatgatctcagggtcatgggatcaagtcccgagtcaaGCTCTGTTCTCAGCTCGGAGTCCACTTGaaattctttccccctctctctctgcccctccccccattcatgctccctctctctctctctctctctaataaataaataaaatgtttaaaaaaaaaaacaacccttcaGTCATCAGTATGGCATAGGACTTAACAAATAGAGATAATATCAATCCAGATATGCACGAATAGACAGTTGATGATTTCTACATAGTGTATCACCTACTAGAAATGGCTTATCTCCTGGGAGGCACAGCGCAATGTCTCACAACGTTGCCAAGAAAAACTCCTCAGCCATTATATTTTTAGATACTTTTAAACATCTCTCAGTGTTGTGGTCACAAtggttattttttccttctacacTCTTCTTGCTTTTCCCCTTCCATCAGTGATGCGGGATGCCCAGAGGCTGACCAGCAGAAGCCAGGAGCAGCCAGTAGAAGTACGAGTAGTTGAACAACTTTCTTAACAAACTAAGTAAATGTTTGTGATGCTTCAGTTCCCAGACTCAGTCTCTCGATTCCTACATGACAATCTGGAAAAAGGCAAATGGCACAGGCTTCTCCTGATGTCACAGGATAAATGCCTACTGACATTGGGGGACAGTCAGTCATGCAACAATAATCCAagattatttattcaagaaacTCCTCTTTCCAAGCACCTTTCTTAAAGCATTCTTCATGTCCTTATTCCTGAGGCTGAAAATAAGGGGACTGAGGAAAGGGGTAATGACCGTGTAAGGGACAGCCATGAGTGTGTCATCTCCTCCCGAGGCTTCTGGTTTCAGATAGACAATAGCTGCAAACCCAAAGTGGACAACGACCACTGAGAGATGTGAGACGCACGTAGAGAAAGCCTTCCGCTTGCCCTTGGCTGACGGGATCCTGAAGACAGTGGAAAGAATGAACACGTAAGTGATGACGATGAGCAGGAAGGTGCCCATCAAACCTGACACTGAGATCACCGTCACAATGGATTCTGTAAGGTCGCTGTCTGGACAGGAGAGCCTCACCACTGCCCGCATGTGgcagaaaaagtgtttgacaaGGTTGGGGCTGCAGAAGGAGGCCCTGAATATCAGTGCAGTCTCTATCAGAGAGATAAAGAAGCCTCCAGCCCAAGCAGAGGCCACAAATTGTCCACACACCACATTGGTCATAAGCAGTGGGTACCTGAGAGGGTTGCAGATGGCCAGAAAGCGATCATATCCCATCAAGGTGAGGACGATGCAATTGGTGCCACCGAGTCCCAAGAAGAAACACATCTGCAAGCCACACCCCGTGACTGAGATGCTTCTGTTCTGAGTCAGCAGATCTGCCAGCATCTTGGGGATGATGGTCAGTGTGTAGCAGgtctcagagaaagagagggcaccaAGGAAGAGGTACATAGGGGTGTGGAGAGATCTGTCCACCCAAGTTAGACCCATGATGGCCAGGTTACCTGTGAGGGTGAGAAGGTAGAAACAAAGGAAGACCACGAAGAGGAATATCTGCCCATGTGGGTACACGGAGAAGCCAGCAAGAATGAATTCTTTCAGGGTTGTCTGGTTGACCTTCATTGTTTGCATGTCTGAAAtctgaaagaaacaacaaataaatattccATTCTCCATTATTCTTTGGAAAATTATGCTGTGAATAAGACAGATGATCAGAATTATAATTACTGactgatttttcatttaatttagcaAAACACCATGTGTATATAGGCTAcgtgttttcctaatttttaactCACTTGTTACACCTTTATTCAGTGACCAATTCCTGATCACTTATTGGGTGACAGAGATGCCttctggcttattttttttttattttattttattatgttaatcaccatacattacatcattagtttttgatgtggtgctccatgattcattgtttgcctataacaccgagtgctccatgcagtacgtgccctccttaatacccatcaccgggctaatccatccccccagcccccctcgttctggcttattttttaaaaggactttcCTGGCTGGTAATATAATGAGGGGAAAAATATTCTAATTGATATCCATATAAAGGAAATACAGGTGCATTAGGTGAGCCAGATTTGATCAGACTCTGAATACTAAAAAAACTACCAAGTAGTTAATACACAGAGTCAGGGTCTGACAAAGCAACTTCCACATATAAATTGTCTGTAAATATCTAACGAGTGAAGGTTATAATTGGTTTGTTAGGAATTTGGGGACCCCTTTCGGACAATGCCTTATAATTGCAGGGAAGCCCAAAGTCATTATCTCTTCTTGGAGAAGACATTTAGGTcctgaaatattaaaagaaattgaagaatatgCTCCCTTCCCTCTACtctgaggagagggaagagaggctaCTCCAGAAGCCCTCAGATTAAAAGTGATTAATTAGAGTCCGTGGATGGTATTAATAAAAAGACCCTTTATGCAAGCACATTGCAGGTAGCAGCTGAAAATTTGCCCATTTCTTCGATGCCAAGCCTAGCATctgaaaaaagataaatgctaGAGATTCTGTGAATTCTTCGATAATTCTGCGTCTGATTTAATCTCATCCCCCTCTAACTTCTACAACATGCTGCCTTTTCTTATATTTAACACATTCCCTCAGTGTTGTGCTATATTGAgctattgtttttcctttcccacatGTCAACATATTTAATAACTAGCATTGATAGGGTCTGCGTTTTGCCAAATTCCTTGTAATGTTTATTGGTTTTATTCTtgacaaaagaaaatgtgaagcaCATAGCACAACTGTGGAGTGTGCATGGCGGTTGtgattattttacttattctaGAAATAAGATAGTTGTGTCTATGAAGTGGCACATTTGTAGCTAGGATCCAACTGTTTTGAGTTTAACTGTATATTCCTTCCATTTATCAATGCTTTTTCCTTGAGGAAAGAGGCTATCAGTCACAGATTTCTGTATTTCTCGCAGTgctaatataaaatgtattaagaagGTAATGATTCCCAATACATGTTGCTTGGATAGGTTAGTTATCAAAGAGAGTGCTGAATCTATAAACAGTTTCCCTTTTACTTTGTTGTTAGCATTGCAGAGCGTGCTGAGCATGACTTTCCACGCTTAATTAGATTTGGTTCAGGCTAAGGTTAAGCCTTCTGTCCGCAGAATTGGGCTGGTCACTGACAGTCAAAAGAGGCTGTAGGAAAATGGtctaaattataattatataactttAACAtgtatagataaatataaataaaataaatatagtcaaataatgataaacttttattattaaagGCTGCAGAAATAATCCACAGCCCTTTGGAATCTCCTCAGAGAGCTCCTTGATTCTTTTGTCCTCTTAGACCTGACGAGACTTTTCTTCATCCTTGGCCACACGAGAACCATGTGTCTAGTCTTTCCCACcaccctttctcctttcttgtttcccattttctctcGCTGTATCCACACCTGCTATTTGTGGGTAATTACCTCCCCCAAAGAAGACTAgagtttcttgtttttgtttttgtttttgttttttgtcttcctGCCTAAGGCAATTACCTTAGGAGGGGCTTATCTAAATGATCCTCGGGCTTCCTTACGAGGCATTTTACGCAAACCTCCTTAGATTCCAAATTTAGTGTGTCCACACCCAAACTTTCAGCCTGTTGTTCTATTTTCCCCTGCAAACAACTTCCTGAAGCTCTCAGGACAGGACGACTTTCTCCTCTCCCAGAAATACTAGGTCCCATACACCCTTCTGCTTATCGATAAGCCATTGTGAACAATTCCTGCCTCAGGAGAGCACTAAAGTTTCCTAGTTCTCATGACTCTTAACTCTGAAGAAGAGCAATTGGATTGGGGAACTAAAAGATGAATAATTAAGTACCCCaaagtggggtgagggggagaatAGATGGGCAAAACAAGTTGTTTTTAGTACCTGGTGTCCTCGGTGCAGAACTcaagctctttctttctctttctttttttttttttttttttaaagatttatttatttatttgagagagagaatggggtgggagggagtggtgcagggagaggcagagggagagagagcttaagcagtctccatgctgaacatggaacctgatacagggctcaatctcacaaccctggggtcatgaccctgagatcatgacctgagccaaaaccaagagtcagacacttaaccgactgtgccacccgggtgcccctcaaaCTCTTTCTAACATACCAATTGCAGAACAGCCTGATTTCACACGATATACCATATCCCCTCCTAAACAGCCCAGAGGGCTTGTGTTCAAATCCATCATTAAATTCAGAagcattttgaaaatgcaaagaatCAGCAATACATATTCTAAGATAGGTCGTTCCTTACCTAATTCTTACCTGATGGTGCGCTCAATGCCTACTTGGTGACGGTCAGTAGTAGAGGGTGAATTTCAGGACCTCCCGTACTCTGACATATTCTGAATGTCTGTATGTGTAGTGGGGTGAGGGTATCATACCCCAACCTACCCTCACCTCTCTCTGAAGTTAGCCCTAAATCAACTTGTATCAAATTTAGTTTGGAATATGGATCCACTGACAAAAGAAATACACACCCTttccaaagtcacaaagaaatggtaaTTGGAAGAAAATGCAGGGACAATTAATTGTGAGGAAATCAGAGTCAAATCATCTATAAGAGTTTCCTACTTTGTGTATTTTATCAGGGCCCCAAGCCAATTCAGTGTTAGGCTTATATTCTTCCACGATGGTCTTCACATTGTTGGAAGCATGCTTTGTTCTTCACTCAGAAGAGACAGAGATCCACTTACTAGAAAAGTCATCGGTCTAACAGTTTGCATTTTTAACTTTATCACTGCTAGTTTAGTGACCTTGGGAAGTCTGTGAACCTTCTGGGTCTAAGTTTCCCTAGCTGGAGAGTGAGGAAAGGGCCCTGATTTTGTGCAAGCTTCAGCTTCCTGTGGCCTAGAGCTTCCGACTCGAGTTGTGAGGCTGGGCCACATGAGCTATGCTCTGTTTATACCACTCACTAAATCACAGTGGTTAAGAACCTTTTCTTCTACCAGTTTAGAGATATGGTCTGATCATCATGAGGGCCTGAGTTTCCTCCGCTCTGGAGGTTTGGCTCTGGTTAGGAGACCCTCGGGGATTCCTCTCTCCTTTCAtcagagggagcaagagaacTTGCTCActcaactttttaattttctctaattaGTCACAGGGCTTTGTGTAACTTGTGACTAGTAAAACTCTGCTGGGAATCTCTGGGGATTTAAAACTTGCAGAGTTCATATTCTGTCCACGCTAACTCGCAAGTTTTGTTttggcagagaggggagggaggcgcATCCCTGATGCCTCCCCTCCCCGACACTTTCACCCTCTCATCACCGGCTCCTCTCCTGGGTATTCGGGAAGGGCTCAACAATGTTTGAAGACTACTCTGAGAAGGAATGGGCTCTTCTTAACAAGGAATTTGTACCTTGATGGAGGAAAGAAGATAGAGCCAATGAAAAGTGAACAGCACTGTTGTGTGCCAAGGGCTGAAACTGCTCAGACAAGACAGGACAAATTGGAGCAGAGTGGTCAGAGGAGGAGCCATGGAGGAGTGTTGGGAAAGACCGCAAAATAAGAAGGCTGGGATTCCAGTTGCTGGAAGAATATAATGTGTTGTTGTAGTCCAGCACTTGCAACTAACTATGTAATGACacaaaattgattaaataaatatatttcagaagaatcatatgcatgtatatgtacagatgtataaatataatggcaatgagattttttttaagtttatttatttatttcagagattgAACACAaatgggggggaggagcagagaaagagggagaagcagactccctgctgagcagggagcccaacacgaggctctatcccaggaccctgagatcttgacctgagccgaaggcagatgcttaacccactgagccacccaggcgccctggcaatgagatcttaaaaacatttgaagaatatACACAAATGGGAAATAAGCACTTGAAAAGTTGCTCACCGTGATCAGTCATtaggaaatacaaaatagaaacacAATTTGATTCCACTGCACAACTATttgaatgtctttaaaaaaagaagtttggcTACACCAGTGTGGGTGAAGATTGGAAGAAGTGTAACTCATACACTATTTTTGCGAatataaaagctataaaatagtTCACAATTTTGGAAAGTAGTTTACCAATTTCTTAGAAACTTTGATCTATTCAAGTTCCAGGCAAAATGGTCTATATTCACATTTCTCAGCACTCCCCTCTAAATACAACtaaaaaacctggaaataacTCAACAATCCTAAATGTGACTTGTAAAGATGAAACAGAGACAATGGGCTGGCCCAGGACCTCAACACTTGAAGAACACTACCACAGCAGGCTTGCAAGGATTTCTTTTTATGCGCAGTGTGTTCTGGATCGGGGTGTGGAGAGCCCTGCAACCTGCAATCTGAATATGTCCACAGGCAAAggcagaaacaaaatgaaaataaataaatagataaaaagatagatagataaataataaataaataaataaatgcaagctAAGGCTGTTCTCTCAGGCAAAGAACCAAGAAAGGGGAAGCCCAGCAGGGACTTAGTAGGGAGACCTAAAACTAATGGCAGTGGGGACCCTAACCTGCCTGCACCTGCAGTGTCAGACCCCTCCCCCTTACACCATCCTCCTACATCAGCATCACCAGCTGAGCCTAGGGGGTAACCTACCCTCCACATGACACCAATAAAAATCATATCCTGAGCCACAAGACAAgccacaagaatttttttttaagtttttattttaattccagttagctaacatacagtgttatattaggttcaggtgtgcaatatagtgattctacacttccatacatcacccgatgctcatcacaagtgcgctccatccccatcacctcttcAACTGCAAGAAATTTCAAGGGATGGAAATCATACAGAGGACAGACATATGGTTCTCTAACCATAATGGAATCGAGTTAGAAATCAAGAACAGAAAGATGATAGGAAAATCtataaacacatggaaattaaacaatattaaGCAATCCATGGTCATTGGGGAAatctgaaaggaaataaaaataatttatataactgAATCAAAATGAGATTACAACACATCAAAATGTGTGGCATGCAGCTAAAGCATCTATTAGAGAGGAGGAGAGGTCTCTAATAATGATGTAAATTCCTATCTCAAGaacctagaaaaaaagaaaattgatccCCAAGTTGATTTAGAGGCTTAATGCAATCCTCTCAAAATCCCAGaaagacttttttgtttgtttgtttttgtagagaATGACAAACACATTCTAGTTTATATGGAAAGTAACCAGTTCTGCAATACCTATAACactcctgaaaaagaagaatcaagTGAAAATCATTCCATCCAGTATTAACACCTACCATACAGCTGcattaatcaagacagtgtgatactggcagAAGCTATTAAAGAGCCTGACTCTGCTTTGTGGTTTTCTGACAGCTTTTAAACCTTTCAACTCCTACTTCTTCCCCTTCTGCCACACAGCTGGGCAAGCTGATAAAAAAGCCTGGTGTTCTCTCCTGGGGTGCCTGTAGGAAGTTCAAACCATACAAGTTCTGTGTGGGAAACCTCACCCTGCATTCACTCCTTAGCCATCATGGAAGTGACAAGCCCGTCTCCTTCTGCCCTTACAGTCCACTGGGGCAGTGCCCTTTAGATTCACCCTCTGTTTCTTTATGTGGGgagataaacaaatatatatgcacacacatatataaaatctccCTATATATAAAATTCCATATTGCATATATTGATGTTTTAATGCCACTCCtatagctcattttttaaaaaatgtattcaacgGAATTTAGATGCAACAGTAATTTGCTATCTTAgatcttccattttaaaatatatcttttatttttctctatgaaCTTCtctgatatatatgtacataaatatttatttatttgtttataagttTTTGCTTGATCACCTTATACTTCTCtgcaaaaaaatgtttataggttgattttttaaatgtttttaacatattttatatacaagaGAAAATCTgattaaatgtgaaaattaaaattttaatgtaaaattatcCCTGAATGAAAGTAGTGCTTTAAAAATTACCTTATATATCaatgaataatatttctttttgctAAAATAAGACAGCTCGGGAttaattttattccaaaaaacagtttttctaagaaaagcagagctactcaattttttaaaatttcttttaagttgtAGTTCATTAGTAGCCGAATGGTCTATcatcaaaagttatttttaatactatattGGAGGAtaattttatcagtctttttttcctactttctcaAAAACAATGATATGGACTCTATTtgacttgaaaaaatattcattgtctATCATTAACATGCAATTTTTCAGTTTCTGAAAGCTTATCATAATAGGGTTTTCCAGTTGTTATAAAACGATTGTCAGCTATGATTGTTTATCTATTACTTTCAACCACATTGCCTAATAGAAAAGGTCATATATTCAGAAGtttagggaaaatgaaaacactatggaTTTCAATCACCTTGGTCAGTAGATTTTCATTAAAATCCTCTCAGCCTCCTACATGTTTTAGCTGTCTATCTATTTATCCCTCTATTTACCTAACTTTGAAAAGGTTGGGGTTACAGATTTAATGCatttgacttacttattttatttaaattcaattagtgaACGTATcgtgcatcattagtttcagaggtagagttcagtgattcatcacttgcatataacgcccagtatcattacatcacatgccctccttaatgctcgtcacccagttactccatcccccgaccccaccccctctagcaaacctcagtttgtttcctgtggttaagagtctcttatggtttgtctccctctctgattttgtcttattttattcattcattcaatttagGAAACTGCGATAAAACCTAGCTGACAACAATAGGACTTCTACTT
Proteins encoded in this region:
- the LOC113932669 gene encoding olfactory receptor 10X1, with the protein product MENGIFICCFFQISDMQTMKVNQTTLKEFILAGFSVYPHGQIFLFVVFLCFYLLTLTGNLAIMGLTWVDRSLHTPMYLFLGALSFSETCYTLTIIPKMLADLLTQNRSISVTGCGLQMCFFLGLGGTNCIVLTLMGYDRFLAICNPLRYPLLMTNVVCGQFVASAWAGGFFISLIETALIFRASFCSPNLVKHFFCHMRAVVRLSCPDSDLTESIVTVISVSGLMGTFLLIVITYVFILSTVFRIPSAKGKRKAFSTCVSHLSVVVVHFGFAAIVYLKPEASGGDDTLMAVPYTVITPFLSPLIFSLRNKDMKNALRKVLGKRSFLNK